In Halovivax gelatinilyticus, the following are encoded in one genomic region:
- a CDS encoding FlaD/FlaE family flagellar protein — MTQDTYHVETLEQSVGRTDATIQWARFLGETFGTTGALNCLRYYEDLGWISPLVREQMISYLRGLSLGEMHNKRYDEPTTLEYPLESLSGTLFGAHAQSLEYISEINDDDLEEHVMVARMAERRVDRRIEADEDDEPGGELVSIIRDEPPVSD, encoded by the coding sequence ATGACGCAGGATACCTACCACGTAGAAACGCTCGAGCAGTCAGTCGGGAGAACCGACGCCACGATCCAGTGGGCGCGGTTTCTCGGCGAGACGTTCGGGACGACCGGCGCCCTCAACTGTCTGCGCTACTACGAAGATCTCGGCTGGATCAGTCCGCTGGTCAGAGAGCAGATGATCTCGTACCTGCGCGGGCTCTCGCTCGGCGAGATGCACAACAAGCGCTACGACGAGCCGACCACGCTCGAGTATCCGCTCGAATCGTTGAGCGGGACGCTCTTCGGTGCACACGCACAGTCGCTCGAGTACATCTCCGAGATCAACGACGACGACCTCGAAGAACACGTCATGGTCGCCAGAATGGCAGAACGCCGGGTCGACCGCCGGATCGAAGCGGACGAAGACGACGAACCCGGCGGCGAGCTAGTTAGCATCATCCGCGACGAACCGCCCGTCTCCGACTGA
- a CDS encoding DUF1102 domain-containing protein has protein sequence MQRRNFLVGIGGTAIGASALVGSGAFSRVESDRAVNIEVAPDDEAYLGLVPLDNANSNNYVELDDNGHLEIDIADQPIGDGVNSNSRTEFEGMFDICNNGKDTATITVDVTDLEFHPSASDGINSAGTPVADVQDEDGNSIVLDSDDDWEAPGFEPLVLETGECETMRIVTETYGIDATEDEPLISGRVTIVADAPGAGGN, from the coding sequence ATGCAACGACGCAACTTCCTGGTCGGAATCGGTGGAACAGCTATCGGCGCCAGCGCGCTCGTCGGATCGGGCGCGTTCAGCCGAGTCGAATCGGATCGCGCAGTCAACATCGAGGTGGCACCCGACGACGAGGCCTACCTCGGACTGGTGCCGCTCGACAACGCGAACAGCAACAACTACGTCGAACTCGACGACAACGGTCACCTCGAGATCGACATCGCCGATCAGCCGATCGGTGACGGTGTCAACTCGAACTCGCGGACGGAGTTCGAGGGGATGTTCGACATCTGTAACAACGGAAAGGACACCGCGACGATCACCGTCGACGTCACGGACCTCGAATTCCATCCGAGCGCGTCCGACGGAATCAACTCCGCTGGCACCCCGGTCGCCGACGTCCAGGACGAAGATGGCAACTCGATCGTTCTCGACAGCGACGACGACTGGGAGGCCCCAGGCTTCGAACCGCTCGTCCTCGAAACCGGCGAGTGTGAGACGATGCGGATCGTCACCGAGACCTACGGCATCGACGCAACCGAGGACGAACCGCTCATCAGCGGTCGCGTGACCATCGTGGCAGACGCACCCGGCGCTGGTGGGAACTAG
- a CDS encoding MBL fold metallo-hydrolase: MHLEFLGGAGEIGRSALLVDDRLLLDYGVDSGDPPRYPVGTPEPEAVVVSHGHLDHVGSLPTLLSGADRPSVHWTSPTRDLALLLVKDTLKLHGGTYDCPFTEAEVARLTQVSVTHRYREPFTVLGGAAGGGYDVTFYNAGHIPGSSHVLVDDGETRLLYGGDFNTADQRLVTGTTARPDADVVVCESTYADTDRPPREELERRFVESLEATRWEGGTTVVPAFAIGRTQEVMAICAEHDIACYVDGMGIRVARLLRQPRNEPFLSDSSVLRRACANARFVDGRDGQRKRIAAKPTVIITTSGMLHGGPAMTYVPEIRTHPANKIAFTGYQVDGTPGRELLDTGSAEIDGRVVPVSAQVEHYDFSAHADRRGLRRFLDAYRDATVHVTHGDRCDSFAEELSADGFDASAPAVGESIRH; encoded by the coding sequence ATGCACCTCGAGTTTCTCGGCGGGGCGGGCGAGATCGGTCGGAGCGCGCTCCTCGTCGACGACCGCCTCCTGCTCGACTACGGGGTCGACTCGGGTGATCCACCGCGGTATCCGGTCGGCACGCCCGAACCCGAGGCGGTCGTCGTGAGCCACGGCCACCTCGATCACGTCGGGTCGCTGCCGACGCTCCTCTCGGGGGCCGACCGGCCGAGCGTTCACTGGACGTCCCCGACCAGAGATCTCGCATTGTTGCTCGTCAAGGACACCCTGAAGCTCCACGGCGGGACCTACGACTGTCCGTTCACCGAGGCGGAGGTTGCCAGGCTCACCCAGGTATCGGTGACCCATCGCTACCGCGAGCCGTTCACCGTGCTCGGAGGCGCAGCCGGTGGCGGATACGACGTGACGTTCTACAACGCCGGTCACATTCCTGGCAGCAGTCACGTGCTCGTCGACGACGGGGAGACGAGACTCCTCTACGGCGGCGATTTCAACACGGCGGATCAGCGTCTCGTGACGGGGACGACCGCACGACCCGACGCGGACGTCGTCGTCTGTGAAAGCACCTACGCCGACACCGACCGACCGCCGCGCGAGGAACTCGAACGCCGGTTCGTAGAAAGTCTCGAAGCGACGCGCTGGGAGGGCGGGACGACCGTCGTTCCAGCCTTCGCGATCGGCCGCACGCAGGAGGTGATGGCCATCTGCGCCGAACACGACATCGCCTGTTACGTCGACGGGATGGGTATCCGGGTCGCGAGACTCCTCCGCCAGCCGCGAAACGAACCGTTTCTCTCGGATTCGTCGGTGTTGAGACGGGCGTGTGCGAACGCGCGGTTCGTCGACGGTCGCGACGGGCAGCGCAAACGGATCGCCGCCAAACCCACCGTCATCATCACGACGAGCGGCATGCTTCACGGCGGTCCGGCGATGACGTACGTCCCGGAGATCCGAACCCATCCGGCCAACAAGATCGCGTTTACCGGCTACCAGGTCGACGGGACGCCGGGTCGGGAACTACTCGATACGGGCAGCGCTGAGATCGACGGGCGCGTCGTCCCGGTGAGCGCACAGGTCGAACACTACGACTTTTCGGCCCACGCCGACCGTCGTGGACTCCGCCGGTTTCTCGACGCCTATCGCGACGCGACCGTTCACGTCACCCACGGCGATCGCTGTGATTCGTTCGCCGAGGAACTCTCAGCCGACGGATTCGACGCGTCCGCACCCGCGGTCGGTGAGTCGATCCGCCACTGA
- a CDS encoding DUF7344 domain-containing protein: MGVNSRTTELPETFGASNSDAEISRDQIFDVLSNHRRICIIRYLKETDEELVSLRDVVEYVAKSENPDLEGQVAYKDRKSVYTALRQTHLPKLDELGIVEFDKSRGVMRLTDRANQVQLYLEYVPRHDIPWHVHYLGVTALSGALMLATYLDIYPFAVGWAAVSVIIFCTFTVSALAHAYHLRGSRLTDTDFVPLDD, translated from the coding sequence ATGGGCGTAAATTCACGGACGACAGAACTACCTGAAACGTTTGGCGCATCGAATTCGGACGCAGAGATCAGTCGCGACCAGATCTTCGACGTCCTCAGCAACCATCGGCGTATATGCATCATCCGCTATCTCAAAGAGACGGACGAGGAACTGGTCAGCCTCAGAGATGTCGTCGAGTACGTCGCAAAAAGTGAAAATCCGGACCTGGAGGGCCAGGTCGCGTACAAGGACAGAAAGTCGGTGTACACGGCGCTCCGTCAGACCCACCTCCCGAAACTCGACGAGCTGGGTATCGTCGAGTTCGACAAATCGCGAGGCGTGATGCGATTGACCGACCGGGCGAATCAGGTCCAACTCTATCTCGAGTACGTTCCACGTCACGACATTCCGTGGCACGTCCACTACCTGGGCGTGACCGCGTTGAGCGGCGCGTTGATGCTGGCGACCTACTTGGATATCTACCCGTTCGCCGTCGGGTGGGCGGCCGTCTCCGTCATCATCTTCTGTACGTTTACGGTATCGGCGCTCGCACACGCCTACCACCTCCGGGGGAGTCGGCTCACTGATACCGACTTCGTCCCCCTCGACGACTGA
- a CDS encoding DUF1102 domain-containing protein, translating into MQRRKFLIGVGSASIGGSAIVGSGAFSRVESDRAVTIQVAEDPDAYLGLDECDSLHGDNYVDIDDNGHLYVDISENPNGGEGVNSNSRTWFHNVFELCNHGKEDACIWIDRPDEWPVVDEGPYEGEPRVDFYLGDDDERSILGEENAVEVELGECHCIGIRTITHGIDANDPAALLDEIDDTITIVADVGGDCGDAPPECVDPDEETWSDVVDEEEGGGPVVLMGLDSELGAGGSGHGTPEEHADMVESILDDVTNGGEGILVLGGQIGPSSNVDDYWEGDVGNASNVDQHVTFVTDEAEIRTVDFDGYAMIGVVSSTHQISHGLTNDQNDALIDRADDIADFVNDGGGLLGKTQEDLDEPWAYVDPFGEFENREMGWDQYSSVEVTQAGLDMGLTQSGMSGWCCYHETFPEFPEFFDVLLTRDEPGLGDGEAGAIGGSTVVIPRIVSLEVSGPSNVELGDAQSFDVTLSNEGDTSEGDVEFVVDDPNGLLADDTLPDAPFELDAGDEVNYELTLEPTDAATEHVDLSIVRADDGEEITSVTVEITGIPTDPGVC; encoded by the coding sequence ATGCAACGACGAAAATTCCTGATCGGGGTGGGATCGGCTTCTATCGGTGGAAGCGCCATCGTCGGATCGGGCGCGTTCAGCAGAGTCGAATCGGATCGAGCGGTGACAATTCAGGTCGCCGAGGACCCGGATGCGTATCTCGGTCTCGACGAGTGTGACAGCCTCCACGGCGACAACTACGTCGACATCGACGACAACGGGCACCTGTACGTCGACATTTCGGAGAATCCGAACGGCGGTGAGGGTGTCAACTCGAACTCCCGAACGTGGTTCCACAACGTCTTCGAGCTGTGTAACCACGGGAAGGAGGACGCCTGCATCTGGATCGACCGGCCGGACGAGTGGCCGGTCGTCGACGAGGGTCCCTACGAGGGCGAACCGCGCGTCGACTTCTACCTCGGTGACGACGACGAGCGGTCGATTCTGGGCGAGGAGAACGCCGTCGAGGTGGAACTGGGCGAGTGTCACTGTATCGGCATCCGAACGATCACGCACGGGATCGACGCGAACGATCCGGCGGCGCTGCTAGACGAGATCGACGACACCATAACGATCGTCGCCGACGTCGGCGGCGACTGTGGCGACGCTCCGCCGGAGTGCGTCGACCCGGACGAGGAGACCTGGTCCGACGTCGTCGACGAGGAAGAAGGCGGCGGACCGGTCGTTCTCATGGGCCTCGACTCCGAACTCGGTGCCGGTGGTTCCGGACACGGGACGCCGGAGGAGCACGCTGATATGGTCGAGTCCATCCTCGACGACGTGACGAACGGGGGCGAGGGTATTCTCGTCCTCGGCGGCCAGATCGGTCCGTCGAGTAACGTCGACGACTACTGGGAGGGAGACGTCGGCAACGCGTCGAACGTCGACCAGCACGTCACGTTCGTCACCGACGAGGCCGAGATCCGAACCGTCGACTTCGACGGCTACGCCATGATCGGCGTCGTCAGCAGCACTCACCAGATCAGTCACGGACTTACGAACGACCAAAACGACGCGCTCATCGACCGGGCCGACGACATCGCCGACTTCGTCAACGACGGCGGCGGTCTCCTCGGCAAGACCCAGGAGGACCTCGACGAGCCGTGGGCGTACGTCGATCCGTTCGGCGAGTTCGAAAACCGCGAGATGGGGTGGGATCAGTACAGCTCCGTCGAAGTCACGCAGGCCGGCCTCGACATGGGACTCACGCAGTCGGGAATGAGCGGCTGGTGTTGCTATCACGAGACGTTCCCCGAGTTCCCGGAGTTCTTCGACGTCTTACTCACGCGCGATGAACCCGGCCTCGGTGACGGCGAAGCGGGTGCCATCGGCGGCAGCACGGTCGTGATTCCGCGGATCGTCTCGCTCGAGGTCTCGGGGCCGTCGAACGTGGAACTCGGCGACGCGCAGTCGTTCGACGTCACGCTCTCGAACGAGGGCGACACGTCCGAAGGAGACGTCGAGTTCGTCGTCGACGATCCGAACGGGTTGCTCGCCGACGACACGCTTCCGGACGCACCGTTCGAACTCGACGCGGGCGACGAGGTGAATTACGAACTAACCCTCGAACCGACCGACGCTGCCACCGAACACGTCGATCTCTCCATCGTGCGCGCTGACGATGGCGAGGAGATCACGTCGGTCACCGTCGAGATCACCGGCATTCCGACCGACCCGGGCGTCTGCTGA
- a CDS encoding M48 family metalloprotease, whose translation MNGRPASARGIPVDRGLQARMVVGLALIVVFPVLFVVVLEAALGTIVPAVTSGLTGVDPGIEPVVDRRLLLVAILAGLVGQYTYGDRLALRSLDARPVTDDEYPALTAAVSRLAQQADLPVPSVAIVESEAPNAFATGRTRASTTIVVTTGLLDSLDAAERDAVLAHELAHVANRDVTVMTIAYLLPTITYLVATSAYTILRTVFHSLRFLRTGHDNDGRAVAAVIVVVVVTTIVTVAVASLFWIASFLLYRLLCRYREHAADRGAAELTGDPLALASALETIDGELKRTPDRDLRQLDGGVEALYVAPLDFAQFTEDGDDGLLSKDLFPDTHPETADRIERLRSMAVELETTEST comes from the coding sequence ATGAACGGCCGACCGGCGAGCGCCCGCGGGATCCCGGTCGATCGCGGGTTACAGGCCAGGATGGTCGTCGGGCTCGCACTCATCGTCGTTTTTCCGGTACTCTTCGTCGTCGTTCTCGAAGCCGCACTCGGGACGATCGTTCCCGCCGTCACGTCTGGACTGACCGGCGTGGATCCCGGTATCGAACCCGTCGTCGATCGGCGCCTCCTGCTCGTCGCGATCCTCGCTGGACTCGTCGGCCAGTACACCTACGGCGACCGGCTCGCCCTGCGGTCGCTCGACGCACGTCCCGTCACGGACGACGAGTATCCGGCGCTCACCGCGGCCGTCTCGCGACTCGCCCAGCAGGCCGACCTCCCGGTCCCGTCGGTGGCGATCGTCGAGTCGGAGGCGCCGAACGCGTTCGCGACGGGCCGGACCCGAGCGTCGACGACGATCGTCGTCACCACCGGCCTGCTCGACAGCCTCGACGCGGCCGAACGCGACGCCGTCCTCGCACACGAACTCGCTCACGTCGCCAATCGCGACGTGACGGTGATGACGATCGCCTACCTGCTACCGACGATCACGTACCTCGTGGCGACGAGCGCCTACACCATCTTGCGCACGGTGTTTCACTCGCTTCGGTTCCTCCGGACCGGCCACGACAACGACGGCCGGGCGGTCGCCGCCGTCATCGTCGTGGTCGTCGTGACGACGATCGTCACCGTCGCCGTCGCGTCGCTGTTCTGGATCGCGAGCTTCCTGCTCTATCGGCTCCTCTGTCGGTATCGCGAGCACGCCGCCGACCGCGGGGCCGCCGAATTGACGGGCGATCCGCTCGCGCTCGCGAGCGCGCTCGAAACCATCGACGGCGAACTGAAGCGAACGCCGGATCGAGACCTCCGACAGTTAGACGGCGGCGTCGAAGCGCTCTACGTCGCTCCGCTCGACTTCGCGCAGTTCACCGAAGACGGCGACGACGGGCTGTTGAGCAAGGACCTCTTTCCGGACACCCATCCCGAGACTGCAGACCGTATCGAGCGACTGCGGTCGATGGCCGTCGAGCTAGAGACGACAGAGAGTACGTAA
- a CDS encoding 30S ribosomal protein S6e: MATFSVVLGDPESGQAYQLEAEGQDANRFMGKSIGDDVDGSALGLDGYTLEITGGSDETGRPMHAGVAGSNLKEVLMRETETGYNQQRDGERRRITVRGREVADDVSQINVTVAEAGSAPVADLLGDDEDAE, translated from the coding sequence ATGGCAACGTTTAGTGTCGTCCTCGGCGACCCCGAATCGGGGCAGGCCTACCAGCTCGAAGCCGAGGGACAGGACGCGAATCGGTTTATGGGTAAGTCGATCGGCGACGACGTCGACGGCAGTGCGCTCGGTCTCGACGGCTACACGCTCGAGATCACGGGCGGCTCGGACGAGACGGGTCGTCCGATGCACGCCGGCGTCGCGGGCTCGAACTTAAAGGAGGTTCTGATGCGCGAGACCGAGACGGGGTACAACCAACAGCGCGACGGCGAGCGCCGTCGCATCACGGTTCGGGGGCGAGAGGTCGCCGACGACGTGAGCCAGATCAACGTCACCGTCGCCGAAGCGGGCTCGGCGCCGGTCGCGGACCTGCTCGGCGACGACGAGGACGCGGAGTAA
- a CDS encoding DUF7112 family protein translates to MADQISSEHPSVTTIRATATPTATGHRISIPADETAEFPADTVVRVVLDGQERFCRIDRPLTGDGLTIDGVYDTPASARQPGTGEDRLAEWLSTNGIDGGSVLVDVVEEDFQYGLRPPGETTIYTAKEPPSESLSSIAESIDESE, encoded by the coding sequence GTGGCTGATCAGATATCGAGCGAGCACCCGTCGGTGACGACGATCAGAGCGACCGCCACACCCACGGCGACCGGGCATCGGATCTCGATCCCGGCAGACGAAACGGCCGAGTTTCCGGCGGACACCGTCGTCCGGGTCGTCCTCGACGGCCAGGAACGATTTTGCCGCATCGACCGCCCGCTGACGGGCGACGGGCTGACGATCGACGGCGTCTACGACACGCCGGCCAGCGCGCGCCAGCCGGGAACGGGCGAAGACCGCCTGGCCGAGTGGCTCTCGACGAACGGAATCGACGGCGGCTCGGTCCTGGTCGACGTCGTCGAGGAGGACTTTCAGTACGGTCTCCGTCCACCGGGAGAGACGACCATTTACACGGCAAAAGAGCCCCCGTCGGAGTCGCTCTCGTCGATCGCGGAATCGATAGACGAATCCGAGTGA
- a CDS encoding S26 family signal peptidase: protein MTIKTGVTYAAGVIGAIVVISLVLGMLLGQPVLFAYVETGSMEPTLSAGDGYVAIPAPIASDVETGDVVAFEAESVHGGELTTHRVVDERERGYVTQGDANPFIDQSQGEPPLTDGQIHAVALQVNGEVVAVPHMGTVAMGIDSGFDRVESLVFGTLGGDRFGSGSMTYLLFGVGVLLLASSVVGGPNRERQGSRSGARTREDSVDSRVLLAGCLVLLCLAATVAMVVPAGGEHYGIVSTEGNSSNPTVVPVGESDDFDYEIHNGGFVPTVSYLSAETNGIDLEPERIRLARGESENVSVTVYADDETGYHVESSREYRYLVVLPPVVIDSLYSIHPWLPSLAIYATISTPVWLAWRRFSGPSDRIRTRSRPRSGPRFNWLHP, encoded by the coding sequence ATGACTATCAAGACTGGGGTGACGTACGCGGCGGGAGTGATCGGCGCTATCGTAGTCATCTCGCTCGTCCTCGGAATGCTCCTCGGCCAGCCGGTGTTGTTCGCCTACGTCGAGACCGGGAGCATGGAGCCGACGCTCTCGGCCGGTGACGGCTACGTCGCGATCCCGGCCCCGATAGCAAGCGACGTCGAGACGGGCGATGTCGTCGCGTTCGAAGCCGAGTCCGTTCACGGTGGCGAGTTGACGACTCACCGCGTCGTCGACGAGCGCGAGCGAGGATACGTCACGCAGGGAGACGCCAATCCGTTCATCGATCAGAGTCAGGGCGAACCGCCCCTGACCGACGGGCAGATCCACGCCGTCGCGTTGCAGGTAAACGGCGAGGTCGTAGCCGTCCCCCACATGGGAACGGTCGCGATGGGGATCGATTCCGGGTTCGATCGCGTAGAGAGCCTGGTCTTCGGGACGCTCGGTGGCGATCGGTTCGGGTCGGGATCGATGACGTACCTGTTGTTCGGCGTGGGAGTACTCCTTCTCGCCAGCAGTGTGGTCGGTGGGCCAAATCGAGAACGCCAAGGGTCGCGCTCGGGAGCGCGGACTCGGGAGGATTCAGTCGACTCGCGAGTGTTGCTCGCCGGCTGTCTCGTCCTGCTGTGTCTGGCCGCTACCGTGGCGATGGTGGTTCCGGCCGGCGGCGAACATTACGGCATCGTCAGTACCGAGGGCAACTCCTCGAACCCGACGGTCGTCCCGGTCGGCGAGTCCGACGACTTCGACTACGAGATCCACAACGGCGGATTCGTTCCGACCGTCTCGTATCTCTCCGCGGAAACGAACGGTATCGACCTCGAACCCGAGCGGATCAGGCTCGCTCGCGGTGAGTCCGAGAACGTCTCCGTCACCGTCTACGCCGACGACGAGACGGGATACCACGTCGAATCGAGCCGCGAGTACCGGTACCTCGTCGTCCTCCCGCCCGTCGTCATCGATTCGCTCTACTCGATTCACCCCTGGCTGCCCTCCCTCGCGATCTACGCGACTATCTCGACGCCCGTCTGGCTCGCCTGGAGACGGTTTTCCGGGCCGAGCGATCGGATCCGAACCCGATCACGCCCCCGATCCGGCCCCCGATTCAACTGGTTACACCCATGA
- a CDS encoding PadR family transcriptional regulator, translating to MRDSTPNKTESVLDAFAPAGTDDETTYDITIGTTEAANYDIEADFDALMEQVRGSLPTDDVQFDEAIVKENLEEVLLMLISLHGETHGKELLSDLSRFFGTQLSPGTVYPSLHELEDEEVLSMHAKVRTKEYAIDDEEAVRGRLEQTMVQHLAFGLLLYAFLPEL from the coding sequence ATGCGCGATTCAACCCCCAACAAGACGGAATCTGTGCTCGACGCGTTCGCCCCGGCCGGGACGGACGATGAAACGACGTACGACATCACGATCGGGACGACCGAAGCGGCCAATTACGACATCGAAGCGGACTTCGACGCGCTGATGGAACAGGTGCGCGGTTCGCTTCCGACCGACGACGTCCAGTTCGACGAGGCGATCGTCAAGGAGAACTTAGAGGAGGTGCTCTTGATGTTGATCTCGCTACACGGCGAGACCCACGGGAAGGAACTACTCTCCGATCTCAGCCGGTTCTTCGGAACGCAGCTGAGTCCGGGCACGGTCTATCCGAGTCTCCACGAACTCGAAGACGAGGAAGTCCTCTCGATGCACGCGAAAGTGAGAACGAAGGAGTACGCGATCGACGACGAGGAGGCGGTCAGAGGTCGCCTCGAACAGACCATGGTCCAGCACCTCGCGTTCGGCCTGTTGCTCTACGCGTTCTTGCCCGAGCTGTAG
- a CDS encoding DUF5305 domain-containing protein produces the protein MIAHELSDHDRRSIRTRTLLNRWFVAVVAIAIVAFVLGGWGIYTAHVDPGTDESVEVVGTWSEQPELSHQASVAVENPVFETGDVLADRPLYYADLMPELEGVYAYSFDGDITDGSLSVTANAYVLYQATDDGVSYWEETESLESVSTEAVEPGEAVPLSFEVNVSDLESRIDEIEASLGASVGTTETLVVVDTTVSGTVDGTQIANAHTARFDVSSNGGTYAVETETGGLHDAEITESVHTDRSYGPVRTYGSVVVFVLSLAGIAGLVYARETDALEVARAERRAVAVASEREAFADWLSVGHVPEAELDGPRIDVDSLPDIVDVAIDCDRRVIEDRMRGAYFVQDLAAYYVYEPQLPDEVTDLPSADRDRNRTDDPVELATAGRSDPVPDESRADPATAEGTTAAAPVESTTDERLAEVDAVGPARSNDDDRTTVSYFDETDEAAAALESLLGGRESWLDPDDRHATDGRSDSADGEPTIESDGGRDGCGDRAVDCRDDSDGDDR, from the coding sequence GTGATCGCCCACGAACTGTCCGACCACGATCGACGATCGATCCGGACGCGAACGCTGCTCAACCGGTGGTTCGTCGCCGTCGTCGCCATCGCGATCGTGGCGTTCGTCCTCGGCGGCTGGGGGATATACACCGCCCACGTCGACCCGGGAACGGACGAATCCGTCGAGGTGGTCGGTACCTGGAGCGAGCAGCCCGAACTGAGCCACCAGGCGAGCGTCGCGGTGGAAAACCCGGTCTTCGAAACCGGCGACGTCCTGGCCGACCGCCCGCTCTATTATGCGGACCTGATGCCCGAACTCGAGGGGGTTTACGCCTACTCCTTCGACGGCGACATCACCGACGGATCGCTCTCGGTCACTGCGAACGCGTACGTTCTCTATCAGGCGACGGACGACGGCGTTTCGTACTGGGAGGAGACGGAATCGCTCGAATCGGTTTCGACCGAGGCGGTCGAACCCGGCGAAGCGGTCCCGCTGTCGTTCGAGGTCAACGTGAGCGACCTCGAGTCCCGGATAGACGAGATCGAAGCTTCACTCGGGGCGAGCGTCGGAACGACCGAAACGCTCGTCGTCGTCGATACCACCGTCTCGGGGACCGTCGATGGGACGCAGATCGCGAACGCACACACCGCCCGGTTCGACGTTTCGAGCAACGGCGGGACCTACGCCGTCGAGACGGAGACGGGGGGGCTTCATGACGCGGAGATAACGGAGTCGGTCCATACCGATCGATCCTACGGTCCCGTCCGTACGTACGGGTCGGTCGTCGTCTTCGTCCTGAGTCTTGCGGGGATCGCCGGACTCGTGTACGCGAGAGAAACCGATGCACTCGAGGTCGCGCGAGCCGAGCGGCGGGCGGTAGCCGTCGCGAGCGAACGCGAAGCGTTCGCCGACTGGCTGAGCGTCGGTCACGTCCCGGAAGCCGAACTCGACGGCCCGCGTATCGACGTCGACTCGCTTCCGGATATCGTCGACGTGGCGATCGACTGCGACAGACGCGTCATCGAAGATCGGATGCGAGGCGCCTACTTCGTTCAGGATCTGGCCGCCTACTACGTGTATGAACCGCAACTCCCGGACGAGGTGACCGACCTCCCGTCCGCCGATCGCGATCGGAACCGGACAGACGACCCGGTCGAACTGGCGACAGCGGGCCGATCCGACCCGGTTCCCGACGAGTCTCGGGCCGATCCGGCTACCGCCGAAGGGACGACAGCGGCCGCGCCTGTCGAGTCGACCACCGACGAACGCCTCGCCGAGGTGGATGCGGTCGGTCCCGCACGGTCGAATGATGACGATCGAACGACCGTCTCGTACTTCGACGAGACCGACGAGGCTGCGGCGGCGCTCGAATCGCTGTTGGGCGGGCGCGAATCGTGGCTCGATCCGGACGACCGTCACGCGACCGACGGCCGATCCGATTCGGCAGACGGAGAGCCGACGATCGAGTCCGACGGCGGACGAGACGGCTGCGGTGACCGAGCCGTCGACTGTCGGGACGATTCAGACGGCGACGACCGGTGA